One Xyrauchen texanus isolate HMW12.3.18 chromosome 34, RBS_HiC_50CHRs, whole genome shotgun sequence genomic window carries:
- the LOC127627295 gene encoding TNF receptor-associated factor 4-like has translation MPGLDYKFLERPMRRSLCLLCNKPMREPVQVSTCGHRFCDTCLQEYLSEGVFKCPEDQLPLDYAKIFPDVELEQQILAMPIRCIHSEEGCRWTAQNKLLQAHLSVCEFNVVSCPNRCSVKLLRRELPEHLQHDCVKRKLDCDHCGKEFTGEAYESHQGDCPEESVYCENKCGDRMVRRLLTQHSVSECPKRKLPCRYCRKEFLYDTIQHHQQQCPRFPVQCPNRCGTPGITRDNLMAHTKEGCSAAMVLCPFKESGCKHRCPKTAVGRHLEEATHSHLSLLCGLVNRQRLELRELRRGVEELSGSRDGTLLWKLIDYSKRLQEAKSRTDGSLELFSPAFYSHNYGYRLQVSVFLNGNGSGEGSYLSVYIRVLPGEYDGLLEWPFPYHVTFSLLDQSDPAFTKPLHVTESFSPDPTWKNFQRPRPGALGSVRRGCLDESMLGFGYPKFIAHEEMKKRNYIRDNAIFIKASIDVVQKIID, from the exons ATGCCTGGATTAGATTATAAATTTCTGGAGCGTCCAATGAGGAGGTCTCTTTGCCTTCTGTGTAACAAGCCGATGAGGGAGCCAGTGCAGGTGTCCACCTGTGGTCATAGATTCTGTGACACCTGTCTGCAGGAGTATCTCAG TGAAGGAGTGTTCAAGTGCCCAGAGGACCAGCTGCCACTGGATTATGCCAAA ATTTTTCCAGATGTGGAGCTGGAACAGCAGATTCTTGCAATGCCCATCCGCTGCATACACAGTGAAGAGGGCTGCCGGTGGACTGCACAGAACAAGCTGCTCCAG GCCCatttgtcagtgtgtgagtttaacGTGGTGTCGTGTCCGAATCGCTGCTCTGTGAAGTTGTTGAGGCGAGAACTGCCTGAGCACTTGCAGCATGATTGTGTCAAGAGAAAGCTTGACTGTGACCACTGTGGCAAAGAGTTCACCGGCGAGGCATATGAG AGTCACCAGGGAGATTGCCCAGAGGAAAGTGTGTATTGTGAGAATAAATGTGGTGATCGTATGGTGCGCAGACTGTTGACCCAGCACTCTGTGTCTGAATGCCCCAAGCGCAAACTGCCCTGCAGATACTGCAGGAAAGAGTTCCTCTATGACACTATTCAG CATCATCAGCAACAGTGTCCACGCTTTCCTGTGCAGTGTCCTAACAGGTGCGGCACACCTGGAATCACCCGAGATAATTTAATGGCTCATACAAAAGAAGGCTGTAGCGCTGCTATGGTGCTTTGCCCATTTAAAGAGTCTGGCTGCAAACATAGG TGCCCTAAGACTGCAGTGGGACGGCACCTTGAGGAGGCCACCCATTCACACCTCTCTCTGCTGTGTGGTCTGGTGAACCGCCAGAGACTGGAGCTCAGGGAACTCCGGCGTGGGGTGGAAGAACTCTCTGGAAGCCGAGATGGCACACTGCTCTGGAAGCTCATCGACTACAGCAAACGACTGCAGGAGGCCAAGAGCAGGACAGATGGGAGTTTGGAACTATTTAGTCCTGCCTTCTATTCCCATAACTATGGTTACCGTCTGCAAGTGTCTGTTTTCCTCAATGGAAATGGCAGTGGCGAGGGCTCATACCTGTCCGTCTACATTCGTGTTTTACCAGGAGAGTATGATGGGCTGCTGGAGTGGCCTTTTCCTTACCATGTTACATTCTCGCTTCTGGATCAGAGTGACCCAGCATTCACCAAACCACTGCATGTCACAGAGAGCTTCAGCCCAGATCCCACCTGGAAAAACTTCCAGAGGCCACGGCCTGGAGCTCTGGGAAGTGTTCGTAGAGGCTGTCTGGATGAGAGCATGTTGGGGTTTGGCTACCCAAAGTTCATTGCCCATGAGGAGATGAAGAAGAGGAACTATATCAGAGACAATGCTATCTTCATTAAAGCCTCCATAGATGTGGTCCAAAAGATAATTGACTGA